A stretch of DNA from Microbacterium croceum:
ATGCGACCGGCGGCCAGTACCGCCCGTGCCCCTGCATCGGCCGCGAGGGATGCGAGGAACGAGGGCACCTTGCCGTCGCCGGACTGCCCGTCATACGACCCCTCGCCCGTGATGACGACATCCGCATCAGCGATGGCCTCGGCGAGGCCGATGAGCTCCGCGACCTCGGCGGCACCGGGCACGAGCACTCCGCCCCACACCACCAGCGCTCCTCCGGTTCCACCGGCCGCGCCGGTGCCGGGAAGCGCGGCGTCGATGCCGAGCAGTGCTGCCAGGCGGACGAGAGCGGCATCGACGCGCACACGGCCGACCTCGTCGACGAGTCCCTTCTGAGGGCCGAACACGGCGGTCGCGCCGCGTGGACCGGCCAGCGGGTTCGTGACGTCGGTCAGCACCCGCACGTCAGGGGCCGGGCGCAGGGCGCTGAGGTCGACGATCGTGAGGCTCGCGAGTCCCCGCGCGCCACGGGCGATCACCGCACCGTCGGCGTCGAGGAACCGCGCGCCGAGAGCCGTGAGCATGCCGGTGCCGCCGTCGGTCGACGCGCTCGAGCCGATGCCGAGCACGAGGCGCGAGACGCCGTGGTCGAGGGCGGCGGCGATGGCCTGTCCGAACCCGGAGGTGTCGGCGTCCCAGGGGCGCAGCTCGTCGAGCAGCTCGATGCCGGAGGTGGAGCCGAGGTCGACCACCGCGGTGCCGAGCGGTGCATCGGCCGTGGGCGGCAGCAGCAGCCAGAAAGTGTCGACCGGGACCCCCGCGGGGCCATCGACCGTCACCGGCATGCGCAGAGATCCGGCGACGGCGGCCTCGAATGCCGCGACCGTGCCCTCGCCGCCGTCGGCCATCGGCCGGTGCACGAACTCCGCAGCGGGGTCGACTGCTGCCCATCCCTCGGCAAGTGCACGCGCGGCGTCTGCTGCCGTGATGGTTCCCTTGAAACTGTCCGGAGCCAGCACCACCCGTGTCATCGTGTCCTCCCGGACCCGAGCTTAGCGACGTCGCCGACGGGCGCATTCCGGGTGCGGAAGGGTGCCCGAATCGCCTGGTGTACGTGCTGTGGCGCAACCGGAAGGATGTCGGTGAGTCGTCGGGGTCAGCTCCGGCGGGCGCTGGCGCGCTCGACCAGCACGGTGGGGACGACCGACGCCGACGAGCCGGCACCCTCGCCCTCGATGTCGGCGACCAGGGCCGCGACGGCTCGATGGGCGAGGGCGGTGAAGTCCTGCCGGATCGTGGTGAGCGGTGGACGGTAGTTCGCCGCATCCGGCACATCGTCGAAGCCGACGACGCTGACCTCCTCCGGCACCTGTCGCCCGCCTTCTGCGAGCGCACGGAGCAGCCCGAGCGCCATCTGATCATTCGCGCAGAAGACTGCGGAGGCGGCGGAGAGCTGCGCGCCTGCCGCGAAGCCGGACTGCGCGCTCCAGTCTCCACGCACCACGGAGGGCGGACGGATGCCGGCGGCGGCGAGAGCCTCACGCCATCCGCGCTCGCGTTCGGTCGCGGCGAAGGAGTCGGCAGGACCGGCGAGATGGTGCACGACCTGGTGCCCGAGCGAGAGCAGATGACGCGTCGCCGCAGCCGCCCCTCCGGCGTGATCGCTGTGCACGGCATGGAATCCGGTGCCGGCCACCGCATCGACCACGACCAGCCGGAGCCCGGCAGGGCGGTCGGCGGTCGGCACGAGGGCGGACGCCTCGTTCAGCACGATCGCGCCGTCGACCTCCTGCTCGGCGAGGCGCTCGAAGGCCTCCGCCACGCTCGCCCGTGCCGTGACGAGGGTGAGGGCGTAGCCGCGTTCGGCTGCCGCCTCGGCCGTCGCCTGCAGCATGCGCGAGTTGCCGACGGTGGCCAGGGTCGTGACGACGAGGCCGATGGTCTGTGAGCGACCGGTGCGCAGGGCGCGGGCGGCGCGGTGCGGACGGTAGCCGAGCTCGGACATCGCCTGCTCGACCCTGGCGCGCGTGGCGGGGTCCACCCGAGGACTGTCGTTCACGACACGAGAGACGGTCTGGCCGGAGACACCAGCGCGTGCGGCGACGGCAGCCATCGAGACGCGGCCGGTGGCGGGACGGCGACGGCGCGGTCCACGGTCGAGCGCGAGGCTGAGATCGTCTCCGGTCACTGGTATCCCCCGTCCATAACTCCGCAATGTTGACGTTACCACGGCCGAAGTCGTACCATGTTTACGTGAACACGACCGAACTTCCTGAGATGCGGACCGAGACCCTCGGCGCCGGCGTCGTCAAGCGCGCAACCCAGCTGGCCGACGGCCGCGACATCATCTACTACGACGACCGCGACTCGACGCTCGGCCCCGACCGCGCGGTCGACGCTCGCACGCTCGACCCCCGTCCCGACACCGCGACGATGCGACTCGACGTGCTCACCGGCGACTGGATCACGGTCGCCGCGAACCGACAGAACCGCGTCATGATGCCCGGCGCCGACGCCGACCCGCTCGCACCGCAGACCCCGACGAACCCGTCGGAGGTGCCGTCGCTGTACGACGTCGCCGTGTTCGAGAACCGCTCTCCCGCGTTCGGACCCGCCCTGGCCGAGGCGATCGGCGCCGCGCCCGCCGCGAGCAACCCGCCCCGCGGTCTCGACGACCTCGCCGCACTCGGACTCGGCCGCACCCGCACCTCGGTCGGACGCTGCGAGGTCGTGTGCTTCAGCCCCGAGCATTCCGGATCGTTCGGCACCCAGTCCGTCACCCGCGCCCGCACGGTGATCGAAGCCTGGGCCGACCGCACGGCCGCCCTGTCGCAGCTGCCGGGGATCGAGCAGGTGTTCCCGTTCGAGAACCGCGGAGAGGCGATCGGGGTGACCCTGCCACATCCGCATGGTCAGCTGTACGCCTACCCCTACGTGACCCCGCGCACCACCCGGCTGCTCGACGCGATCGACCGCACCGCCCCCGACCTCTTCGCCCGCGTGCTGGAGTTCGAGCAGGCGTCGGAGCGCGTCGTGTTCCGCGGCGAGCACTGGACGGCGTTCGTGCCGTTCGCCGCCCGCTGGCCCCTCGAGGTGCACCTGACGCCGCACCGCCACGTACCCGACTTCGCCGCGACGTCCGAAGCCGAGCGCGATGAGCTCGCGCCGCTCTACCTGCGTCTGCTGCGCGGCGTCGATGCGATGTACGACACCCCGACGCCGTACATCGCCGCCTGGCACCAGGCGCCCGTGAACGTGGGCCGCGACACCGTGCGCCTGCACCTGCAGCTCACGAGCCCGCGCCGCGCCGCCGACAAGCTCAAGTTCCTCGCCGGCTCCGAGGCCGCGATGTGGGCCTGGGCCGCCGAGGTCACCCCGGAGCAGGGCGCCGCCCGCATCCGCGAAGCCATCGCCCGCGCCGAGGAGGCCTCCGCATGACCGCCGCGCAGCACAGCGCCCGCGCGCTCTTCGCAGCCCTGACGGGACACGAGCCGGACGGACTCTGGTCGGCCCCCGGCCGCGTCAACCTGATCGGCGAGCACACCGACTACAACGAGGGCTTCGTGCTGCCGTTCGCGATCCCGCACCGCACGGTCGCGGCGGTCGGCACGCGCGACGACGGCCGCATCCGCGTGGCATCGACCTTCGCGGATGACGTGGTCGAGGTCGCGCTCGACGAGCTGACCGCGCTGTTCCCGACCACCACGGGCTCCGCGCCTGCGGTCCCCGAGTGGGCCGCCTACCCGCTCGGGGTCGCGTGGGCGCTGCAGCTGGCAGGAGCCGCGGGTCGCGGTGTCGACATCGCGATCGCCTCGGACGTGCCTGTCGGCGCCGGACTCTCCTCGTCGGCCGCGATCGAGGGGGCGACGGCATCCGCTCTCAACGACCTCTGGAACGCCGGACTCGACAAGGTGGCGCTCGCCCGCATCGGACGCCGCGCCGAGAACGAGGCCGTCGGAGCGCCGACCGGGATCATGGACCAGATGGCGTCGATGCTGGGCGAGCCGGACGAGGCGATCTTCCTCGACTGCCGCTCGCTGGAAGCGCAGACCGTGCCGGTCGGCGCCGCGGCATCCGGCCTGGCGATCCTCGTGATGGACACGCGGGTGAAGCACGCGCATTCCACGGGAGGCTACGGCGAGCGCCGGGCGTCGTGCGAGAAGGGAGCGGCGATCATGGGCGTGAAGAGCCTGCGGGATGTGTCGGTGACCGACCTCCCCCGCGCCGAAGAGCTCATGGACGATGTCACGTTCCGCCGCGTGCGGCACATCGTGACCGAGAACCAGCGCGTGCTCGACACTGTGGGGGTGCTGCGCGAGCAGGGCGCGCGGGCGATCGGCGAGCTGCTCGTCGCCTCGCACGCCTCGATGCGCGACGACTTCGAGATCTCGGTACCCGAGCTCGACACCGCTGTCGAGGCCGCCCTGGCCGCGGGTGCCATCGGCGCCCGGATGACCGGCGGGGGCTTCGGCGGCGCCGCGATCGCCCTCGTCGAGCAGGGCGCGGTGGAGGCGGTGTCGACCGCCGTGGACGCGGCCTTCGCCGACGCCGGATTCAGTGCCCCGCACCTGTTCACGGTCGTCCCGTCGGCGGGCGCGCACCGCGACGCCTGAGAGAATGACAGACGGAGTCGCCCCTCGGGTGCGACAGGAGAGGAACGCAATGTCCTGGATCGTCACCGGCGGCGCCGGCTACATCGGTGCGCACGTGGTGCGCGCTCTCGCAGATGCCGGGCTGACCCCGGTCGTGCTCGACGACCTCTCCAGCGGGGTGGCGTCGTTCGTGCCGGAGGGCGTGGCGTTCGTGCAGGGCAGCATCCTGGATCGCGCGCTCGTCGAGAAGACGCTGCGCGACCATGATGCGGAGGGCGTGATCCATGTCGCCGGCTACAAGTACGCCGGGGTCTCGGTGCAGCGTCCACTGCACACCTATGCGCAGAACGTCGAAGGCACCCGCGTGATCCTCGAGGCCATGCAGGCCGCGGGCGTCGCGAACATCGTGTTCTCGTCATCCGCCGCCGTGTTCGGCACCCCGGATGTCGCGCTCGTGGTGGAGGACACCGCGAAGAAGCCCGCCAGCCCCTACGGCGAGTCCAAGCTGATCGGCGAGTGGCTGCTGCGCGACCAGGCGATCGCGACCGCCGACTCTGAGACGCCACTGCGCCACACCTCGCTGCGCTAC
This window harbors:
- a CDS encoding glycerate kinase — protein: MTRVVLAPDSFKGTITAADAARALAEGWAAVDPAAEFVHRPMADGGEGTVAAFEAAVAGSLRMPVTVDGPAGVPVDTFWLLLPPTADAPLGTAVVDLGSTSGIELLDELRPWDADTSGFGQAIAAALDHGVSRLVLGIGSSASTDGGTGMLTALGARFLDADGAVIARGARGLASLTIVDLSALRPAPDVRVLTDVTNPLAGPRGATAVFGPQKGLVDEVGRVRVDAALVRLAALLGIDAALPGTGAAGGTGGALVVWGGVLVPGAAEVAELIGLAEAIADADVVITGEGSYDGQSGDGKVPSFLASLAADAGARAVLAAGRITADADTSLFAASVSLADLAGSSAAALAEPARWLRAAGSALARAAR
- a CDS encoding LacI family DNA-binding transcriptional regulator; its protein translation is MAAVAARAGVSGQTVSRVVNDSPRVDPATRARVEQAMSELGYRPHRAARALRTGRSQTIGLVVTTLATVGNSRMLQATAEAAAERGYALTLVTARASVAEAFERLAEQEVDGAIVLNEASALVPTADRPAGLRLVVVDAVAGTGFHAVHSDHAGGAAAATRHLLSLGHQVVHHLAGPADSFAATERERGWREALAAAGIRPPSVVRGDWSAQSGFAAGAQLSAASAVFCANDQMALGLLRALAEGGRQVPEEVSVVGFDDVPDAANYRPPLTTIRQDFTALAHRAVAALVADIEGEGAGSSASVVPTVLVERASARRS
- the galE gene encoding UDP-glucose 4-epimerase GalE, producing the protein MSWIVTGGAGYIGAHVVRALADAGLTPVVLDDLSSGVASFVPEGVAFVQGSILDRALVEKTLRDHDAEGVIHVAGYKYAGVSVQRPLHTYAQNVEGTRVILEAMQAAGVANIVFSSSAAVFGTPDVALVVEDTAKKPASPYGESKLIGEWLLRDQAIATADSETPLRHTSLRYFNVVGSADPTVYDVSPHNLFPIVFEALIAGSTPKIFGDDYATEDGTNVRDYVHVGDIAAAHVAAAKRLSSGEAIEPAYNLGSGDGLSVKQIMDAVARVTGIDFTPEIGPRRPGDPDRIVATGELAARDLDWTMRYTVDEMVRTGWEARRNAG
- the galT gene encoding galactose-1-phosphate uridylyltransferase, encoding MRTETLGAGVVKRATQLADGRDIIYYDDRDSTLGPDRAVDARTLDPRPDTATMRLDVLTGDWITVAANRQNRVMMPGADADPLAPQTPTNPSEVPSLYDVAVFENRSPAFGPALAEAIGAAPAASNPPRGLDDLAALGLGRTRTSVGRCEVVCFSPEHSGSFGTQSVTRARTVIEAWADRTAALSQLPGIEQVFPFENRGEAIGVTLPHPHGQLYAYPYVTPRTTRLLDAIDRTAPDLFARVLEFEQASERVVFRGEHWTAFVPFAARWPLEVHLTPHRHVPDFAATSEAERDELAPLYLRLLRGVDAMYDTPTPYIAAWHQAPVNVGRDTVRLHLQLTSPRRAADKLKFLAGSEAAMWAWAAEVTPEQGAARIREAIARAEEASA
- the galK gene encoding galactokinase; the protein is MTAAQHSARALFAALTGHEPDGLWSAPGRVNLIGEHTDYNEGFVLPFAIPHRTVAAVGTRDDGRIRVASTFADDVVEVALDELTALFPTTTGSAPAVPEWAAYPLGVAWALQLAGAAGRGVDIAIASDVPVGAGLSSSAAIEGATASALNDLWNAGLDKVALARIGRRAENEAVGAPTGIMDQMASMLGEPDEAIFLDCRSLEAQTVPVGAAASGLAILVMDTRVKHAHSTGGYGERRASCEKGAAIMGVKSLRDVSVTDLPRAEELMDDVTFRRVRHIVTENQRVLDTVGVLREQGARAIGELLVASHASMRDDFEISVPELDTAVEAALAAGAIGARMTGGGFGGAAIALVEQGAVEAVSTAVDAAFADAGFSAPHLFTVVPSAGAHRDA